The proteins below are encoded in one region of Acidithiobacillus ferrooxidans ATCC 23270:
- a CDS encoding GTP-binding protein, whose protein sequence is MREDNKIIFTGPVGVGKTTAIAALSDIPIISTDAQASDMTLNRKGHTTVAMDYGVLKLDEGAKIHLYGTPGQERFDFMWDILTTGGLGLILMLDNTRPNPRKDLHFFLHAFKDFIVDVPVVIGVSKTDIQTQPQIADYVDMLPEATADLRMLNPIPPIFEVDGRNKDDVKNLVMALLYSIDPGIGDPL, encoded by the coding sequence GTGAGAGAAGACAATAAAATCATTTTTACCGGTCCTGTTGGCGTAGGCAAAACAACGGCCATTGCGGCATTGTCGGATATTCCGATCATCTCCACCGATGCCCAGGCCTCGGATATGACACTGAATCGCAAGGGCCACACCACCGTCGCGATGGATTACGGCGTGTTGAAGCTGGATGAGGGTGCCAAAATTCACCTGTACGGCACTCCGGGCCAGGAACGTTTCGACTTCATGTGGGATATCCTCACCACCGGCGGCCTGGGCCTCATTCTGATGCTCGACAACACCCGCCCCAACCCCAGAAAAGACCTGCATTTTTTTCTTCATGCCTTCAAGGACTTCATTGTCGATGTCCCGGTCGTCATCGGGGTTTCGAAAACGGATATCCAGACGCAGCCCCAGATAGCCGACTACGTCGACATGCTCCCGGAGGCGACTGCGGACCTGCGGATGCTCAATCCCATTCCTCCAATTTTTGAAGTGGATGGCCGCAACAAGGACGACGTAAAGAATCTGGTCATGGCGCTGCTGTACTCCATTGATCCGGGCATCGGGGATCCGTTATGA
- a CDS encoding roadblock/LC7 domain-containing protein, which yields MSIELVATNTDIYGEVTPAGAFYATSSPRQDENRTILLHVLRQGHRAPFSASTAQHWTQAASEEAALRSIFRLQRLGMLRGTARPRQREDQRLEDALPPLLAQLSDIQKTLLADENGFYLAASGYTHEAAEELAGLSADLLSLQSRHDRLLKNNLRVNTETWGLIDPAGRSELGFWPLFIGQQHFMLVISGTPRLQDQSFVTLVQDLDTRYR from the coding sequence ATGAGTATCGAACTGGTCGCCACGAACACGGATATTTACGGTGAGGTGACACCCGCCGGGGCTTTTTATGCCACATCCAGTCCGCGTCAGGACGAAAACCGGACCATCCTCCTCCACGTTTTACGGCAAGGACACCGGGCGCCCTTCAGCGCCAGCACCGCACAGCACTGGACTCAGGCGGCGAGCGAAGAGGCAGCCCTGCGCAGCATCTTCCGCCTGCAGCGACTGGGTATGTTGCGGGGCACGGCACGTCCGCGCCAACGGGAGGATCAGCGGCTGGAAGACGCCTTACCGCCTCTCCTCGCGCAACTTTCGGATATACAGAAAACCCTCCTCGCCGATGAAAATGGCTTTTATCTCGCGGCATCGGGCTACACCCATGAAGCCGCAGAAGAACTCGCCGGGCTTTCGGCCGATCTGCTGTCCCTGCAGTCCAGACACGACCGTCTGCTGAAAAACAACCTCCGCGTCAACACGGAAACCTGGGGGTTGATCGATCCGGCGGGGCGCTCCGAGCTGGGATTCTGGCCGCTATTTATCGGTCAGCAACATTTCATGCTCGTCATCAGCGGTACCCCTCGCCTGCAGGATCAATCCTTCGTTACACTGGTGCAGGACCTGGACACACGTTACCGCTAA
- a CDS encoding roadblock/LC7 domain-containing protein produces MREEMLKSILSDLNGSSADIEASAVISTDGLTIASLLSSTMDEDRVGAMAAAMLSLGDRTAAELARGELEQVMIKGDNGYVLLIHAGPDAVLTVIARKEAKLGLVFLDAKRGAAGIAELL; encoded by the coding sequence ATGCGTGAAGAAATGCTCAAATCCATCCTCAGTGACCTGAACGGGTCTTCTGCGGACATCGAGGCCTCAGCCGTGATTTCCACCGACGGCCTCACCATCGCCTCACTGCTTTCTTCGACCATGGACGAAGACCGGGTAGGGGCCATGGCGGCGGCGATGCTTTCCCTGGGCGACCGCACCGCCGCAGAGCTGGCGCGGGGTGAACTGGAGCAGGTCATGATCAAGGGCGATAACGGCTACGTTCTGCTCATTCATGCCGGCCCCGATGCAGTCCTCACGGTCATAGCCCGAAAAGAAGCGAAGCTTGGGCTGGTCTTTCTCGACGCCAAGCGGGGAGCTGCGGGGATCGCCGAGCTGCTTTGA
- the glyQ gene encoding glycine--tRNA ligase subunit alpha encodes MTFQEIIQRLQGFWADQGCVLLQPMDMPVGAGTFHPATFLRAIGPEPWRAAYVQPSRRPTDGRYGDNPNRLQHYYQFQAVLKPNPVNLQELYLESLAALGIDSGVQDIRFVEDDWESPTLGAWGLGWEVWLNGMEVTQFTYFQQVGGLDCHPVMGEVTYGLERLAMYLQGVESVYDLVWTPNVLYGDVFHQNEVEQSRYNFELAPVEDLFQRFDQAEKDCHALLAAELPLPAYERVLDCSHTFNLLDARHAIGVNERARFIGRVRTLARGVAEHYADARAALGHPLLRSQDVSA; translated from the coding sequence ATGACTTTTCAGGAAATCATCCAGCGGCTGCAAGGCTTCTGGGCCGATCAAGGCTGTGTTCTGCTCCAGCCCATGGATATGCCGGTAGGTGCCGGAACCTTCCACCCCGCCACCTTTTTGCGGGCCATCGGCCCAGAACCATGGCGGGCTGCTTACGTACAGCCCTCCAGGCGTCCCACGGACGGCCGTTATGGGGACAATCCCAATCGTCTCCAGCACTACTACCAGTTTCAGGCGGTGCTCAAACCAAACCCGGTGAACCTGCAGGAACTCTACCTCGAATCGCTGGCGGCCCTCGGTATTGATTCCGGGGTCCAGGATATCCGTTTCGTCGAAGACGACTGGGAGTCCCCAACCCTGGGGGCCTGGGGGCTGGGCTGGGAGGTCTGGCTGAATGGCATGGAAGTCACCCAGTTCACTTATTTCCAGCAGGTGGGCGGTCTGGATTGCCATCCCGTGATGGGCGAGGTCACCTATGGTCTGGAACGACTGGCCATGTACCTGCAGGGCGTCGAAAGCGTCTATGACCTTGTGTGGACCCCGAACGTACTCTACGGGGACGTATTCCATCAGAACGAAGTGGAACAATCGCGCTATAATTTTGAACTGGCGCCCGTGGAAGACCTCTTTCAGCGCTTCGACCAGGCGGAAAAAGACTGTCACGCATTGCTGGCAGCCGAACTCCCTTTACCCGCCTACGAACGGGTGCTGGACTGCTCCCATACCTTTAACCTGCTGGACGCACGCCATGCCATCGGCGTCAACGAGCGCGCTCGATTCATCGGCCGCGTCCGTACGCTTGCGCGAGGTGTGGCCGAGCACTACGCCGACGCCCGTGCCGCCCTCGGCCACCCCCTGCTGAGGAGCCAAGATGTCAGCGCCTGA